The DNA window CAGGTAGAGCAGAGAAAGTTTTTGTTGGTGATTTATCACCAGTGAATGAACGCAAAGAAAAAGATTGGTTAATCAATAAAATATCAGATTCTATAACTCCTTTACCAGTTGGAATAAAAGTGCGAATTCTGGAAAACGAGGGTAATTATGTGTATGTTTTTGAAGCAGAATCAAGTGACTACAAACCACACCAATATAAAAATACATATTTAGCAAGACTTGATGGACAAACGAAACCTGCACCTCATTATTTAATCGAATCTTTATTCAAGCAAATAAAATATCCGAATATTGAGGGACATATTAAGTTGACTCAAATATCGCATGATGGTAATCATTACTTTCTTGATTTAACGATATTCCTTTTTAATTTTTCACAGCTTCAAAATGAAGAGAATATATCATTTAGATTAACTTGTCCTCAAGGTGTGTTTGTTAAAGCAAACAATCCAAACTACGCAAAAATGTACGGTTATCAAGGACATCAACTCATCTTTAATGACTTTAGTTCTGTTTTGCACTTTGGAGCTCCTAATATGCATAGTGAAAGATTGATGTTTAATCCACAAACAACAAGAGAAGTAGATTTACTATTATCCTTTGGAGGTAAAAATTCTCCACTTAAAACGACAAGCTATAAATTGAATTTGGCAAATATTGATTGGAATAATACGAATAATCCAAGATATCTAATTGTTGAGAAAGAGGAAAATAAAACAATGGCTGAAAAGCAAGCCGAACTAGGTACGACTAGAGAGGATTCTTTAAGAAATATTTTGGAGGAATAAATTACGCCCTACAACATTTTGTAAATTGCATTGCGGGGTTTGTGAACGTGCGAGATTTCTCGTCTCACATCAACACTTCCTCGGTTTGACAAGAAAAAACAACGAATATCGCAACGGCAACTTACAATTTACCGTTACAAGCAATTAAAAAAAAGAGATCGATTTTCGTGATTGTCATTTTATAATTAAAAGGATCGATCTCTTTTTTGTGCCCACAGGAAAGCTTGCAGCATTGCTTCTCTCTCATACATTTTTTCTGAAATAGATCCCGGATGTTTTAACCAAGTGAGCCCTGGCTTGCAAACCCGGGCGAAGTGTCCCAACATGCTTGTAACAAAAGCTAAATTGCAGCGGGGGATATATAGTTTGCATAATATCTGCGTTTTATTAACTTTATGTTCGCTTTGATAAGGCGGTAGTTTTATATCCCGCCGACAACTTAGCAAGCCCGTTGGCAACAATGTAGAAAAGCCTCAGCTGATAATGACGGAAATATTGTTGAGTCTCTGATAAAATAAAAAAAAGATTATGTACTGATAGACTGTTTTAAGCTGGGACAACTTGATTTTCTGTTGGCTAAAAAACAAATTAAGAAAAAAAACATTTAACTGATTCTATATGAATTTTCGAAAAGATTTAGAAACTTCTTTATTCTATTTTGGGTTTAGAGTATGTAAAAAGAGAAAAAACTTAAACTTCTTAAAATTAGATGAAAATAATTTTCTCTTGATACAAATATTTGAAAGGGGAGAAACAGCAGATTTAATCCATGCAAAATTCCATTCGGAAGATGATCCTTGCAATTCAGAACCATATTGGGAAGAGTCTTTGAAACTTGGATTCACACCAGAATCAGATAGCCAAATTTTGAGAAATTTTATTAAAGAATACGAAAATAAAAAAAACACTGTTGCCAACACACGCTATATACCATAGGCGGGCAGTGGGTTTTCGAAAGTTTTTTGCTTTTAAAGAGCACCGGCAAGGTAGCCATTTTAGAATAGTTATAGTTAAATATAATCCTAAAATAGCTACCTTTCCTTTTTATAA is part of the Ancylomarina subtilis genome and encodes:
- a CDS encoding helix-turn-helix domain-containing protein encodes the protein MEFAKSYFGKELEELVYQDLVDFFIEEKDESDKIEFKAFSAKYGNLNKNLEGVIRGICALVNSNGGILIWGAPEGTTVAGRAEKVFVGDLSPVNERKEKDWLINKISDSITPLPVGIKVRILENEGNYVYVFEAESSDYKPHQYKNTYLARLDGQTKPAPHYLIESLFKQIKYPNIEGHIKLTQISHDGNHYFLDLTIFLFNFSQLQNEENISFRLTCPQGVFVKANNPNYAKMYGYQGHQLIFNDFSSVLHFGAPNMHSERLMFNPQTTREVDLLLSFGGKNSPLKTTSYKLNLANIDWNNTNNPRYLIVEKEENKTMAEKQAELGTTREDSLRNILEE